Proteins encoded in a region of the Labrus mixtus chromosome 19, fLabMix1.1, whole genome shotgun sequence genome:
- the alg14 gene encoding UDP-N-acetylglucosamine transferase subunit ALG14 homolog — MSFLVGLTLAVLLITFLIIIRLYVVVKNGSSCHPGAKGAVTVLVVAGSGGHTTEILRLMECLSEAYTPRHYVIADTDRMSEEKINTFESSKQLSKESQFTICRIPRSREVHQSWGSSVISTLNALRYSFPLVFRLRPDMVLCNGPGTCVPLCVAGLLLGILGMKKVLIVYVESVCRVETLSLTGKIIYCISDYFFVQWPSLRNIYPKSIFLGRIV; from the exons ATGTCCTTCCTGGTAGGACTTACGCTTGCTGTTTTACTAATaacttttcttattattatcCGGTTATATGTTGTTGTGAAGAATGGATCAAGCTGTCATCCTGGAGCCAAAGGTGCAGTCACAGTTCTCGTGGTTGCTGGATCTG GTGGTCACACCACAGAAATCCTGCGGCTAATGGAGTGCCTGTCTGAAGCTTATACACCTCGGCACTACGTCATTGCGGATACTGACAGGATGAGCGAGGAGAAAATCAACACCTTTGAAAGCTCCAAACAACTTTCAAAAGAGTCACAG TTCACCATCTGTCGGATACCACGGAGCCGGGAGGTGCATCAGTCTTGGGGTTCCTCTGTTATCAGCACTCTGAACGCCCTGCGGTATTCCTTCCCACTAGTTTTCAGACTCAGACCTGACATG GTGCTCTGTAATGGCCCAGGGACCTGTGTTCCCCTGTGCGTGGCTGGACTCCTGCTTGGAATTCTGGGAATGAAGAAAGTCCTGATCGTTTATGTTGAAAGCGTTTGCCGAGTAGAGACACTGTCTCTCACAGGGAAGATCATTTACTGTATATCAGACTATTTCTTTGTGCAGTGGCCGTCCTTGAGGAACATATACCCCAAATCCATTTTTCTTGGAAGAATAGTGTGA